From Plectropomus leopardus isolate mb chromosome 17, YSFRI_Pleo_2.0, whole genome shotgun sequence, a single genomic window includes:
- the ppp1caa gene encoding protein phosphatase 1, catalytic subunit, alpha isozyme a has product MAEPDKLNIDSIIQRLLEVKGSRPGKNVQLTESEIRGLCLKSREIFLSQPILLELEAPLKICGDVHGQYYDLLRLFEYGGFPPESNYLFLGDYVDRGKQSLETICLLLAYKIKYPENFFLLRGNHECASINRIYGFYDECKRRYNIKLWKTFTDCFNCLPVAAIVDEKIFCCHGGLSPDLQSMEQIRRVMRPTDVPDQGLLCDLLWADPDKDVLGWGENDRGVSFTFGADVVAKFLHKHDMDLICRAHQVVEDGYEFFAKRQLVTLFSAPNYCGEFDNAGAMMSVDETLMCSFQILKPADKKLYPYSGGAGMGSGRPVTPPRNSAKAGKAKK; this is encoded by the exons tcaaggGCTCTCGACCAGGGAAGAATGTCCAGCTGACAGAGAGTGAGATCCGTGGCCTTTGCCTAAAGTCCCGTGAAATTTTCCTGAGCCAGCCAATCCTGCTTGAACTAGAGGCTCCCCTCAAAATCTGTG GTGATGTTCATGGCCAGTACTATGATCTGCTCCGGCTGTTTGAATATGGAGGCTTTCCCCCAGAAAGCAACTACCTGTTCCTCGGTGACTACGTAGACAGAGGGAAGCAGTCACTGGAGACTATCTGCCTGCTTCTAGCCTACAAGATCAAATATCCAGAGAATTTTTTCCTGCTGCGTGGAAACCATGAATGCGCCTCTATCAATCGAATCTATGGCTTTTATGATGAGT GTAAGCGACGGTATAACATTAAGCTGTGGAAGACCTTCACAGACTGCTTCAACTGTTTACCTGTGGCTGCCATTGTAGATGAGAAAATCTTCTGCTGTCATGGAG gcCTCTCTCCTGATCTTCAGTCTATGGAGCAGATCCGCAGAGTAATGCGACCCACAGACGTGCCTGACCAGGGTTTGTTGTGTGACCTCCTGTGGGCGGACCCAGACAAAGATGTGCTGGGCTGGGGCGAAAACGACCGTGGCGTCTCCTTCACATTCGGGGCAGACGTGGTGGCCAAATTTTTGCACAAACACGACATGGACCTAATATGCAGGGCGCATCAG GTTGTAGAAGACGGTTATGAGTTTTTCGCCAAGAGGCAACTTGTCACCTTATTCTCTGCTCCCAACTATTGTGGAGAGTTTGACAATGCCGGTGCCATGATGAGTGTGGATGAGACACTCATGTGCTCCTTCCAG aTTCTGAAGCCAGCAGACAAGAAATTGTATCCTTATAGCGGAGGGGCAGGAATGGGATCTGGGAGACCGGTCACCCCGCCGCGAAATTCAGCCAAGGCTGGCAAGGCCAAGAAATAA